AAAAGAGCCTTTTGGGGGCCACCGTTACTGCTACGCGACGTGCAAGGGCGTCGAGCTGGGGACGGCGTGGTTGCCGTCGTTGGGCTCGTCGACCTCGGGGGTCGGGGGGTTCTTCTTGGTGTGCCGACGGCTGCTGATGAAGGCGGCGGTGATGAAGCCGACGCTCAGGCTACCGGTGACCCACTCGGGGATCTCGAACCGGAGGCTCAGCAGCACACACAGCGCCAAGGCGCCGATGGCCCAGTGAGCGCCATGCTCCAGGAACCGGTACTTGGTCAGGGTCTGGTGGCGGATGACGTGAACGGTCAGCGACCGCACGTGCACCGCACCGATACCCAGACCAGCCGTGATCAGCAGCACCTTGTCGGTGAGGGCGAACGCGCCGACGACTCCGTCGAAGGAGAACGATGCGTCCAGCATCTCCAGGTACAGGAAGCTGAAGAAGCCCGCCTTGGCGGCGTTCTTGGCCAGCTGACTGCCGTTGCTGCTTTCGTCTTCCTCGTCATTCTCGAAGACGCTGTCGAAGGCGTTGACCAGCAGGTAGACGACCAGACCGAGCAGACCGGCGAACAGCACGGCTTCCTTGTGGTCACCACCCCAGAGTGAGGCGACGGTCAGCAGTGTGAACAGGGCGACGATCACCGACACGGTGTCCAGCTTGCCGACCTTGATGAGCGGACGCTCCAGTCGTCGCAGCCAGACGATGTCCTTGTCCTCCAGGATGAAGTTGAGGAAGATCATGAACAGGAACGTGCCGCCGAAGGCAGCTAGCTGCGGGTGGGCGGTTTCCAGGTGCTCGGCGTAGACGTGCGGGTGGTTCAGCGCCAGGTCGATGACCTCGCCAAAGCCCAGGTGGGCGGTGAGGCTGACCAGCACGACGGGGAACACGGCTCGCATGCCGATGACTGCCACGGCGATGCCGACGGTCATGAAGATCTTCTGCCACATGGGTGACATCTTCTCCAGCACCTTGGCGTTGACCACGGCGTTGTCGAAGCTGAAGACGACCTCGATGATCACCAGAGCGGTCAGCGGCAGAAGCGCTGCTGGGCCCATGGTGACGAGGATGACACCGTACAGCACGAGAGTCGTGAGCCAGGTGAAGAAGTAGATCCTGAACATGGAGTCGGGGTTCTTGACGTGATGATGCAAGAAGCGCATCAGGTTGGTGCCTTTCTCTTTGGGAACAAGCAATCACGGCACCACCTCGCGGTGATACGGCCATTGCTTGCCCCAATATGGCGAAGACTCGTACTTTAAATGAACGATCCCACCGAAGTGAGACCAAGGCATACAATAACATAACTCAGTAGTAAAGGCAATAAAAAACCTCTGGTAGATTCCAGAGGGCGTACGGTTCAAAAAAAAGGGGGGCAGGGGATCGCATCGGGGGTAGGGGGGTGATCAAAGATCACTGCTACGTTGATGAGATCCCCTGAGGGAGACGGCGCAATGGCCACATGCGTTGGCTTGGGCCAATGCACCGTCTCCCAGCGAGGGGTTGCCTGTCAGGCGGGTGTCGAAGCGAGTGCTACGATGCCGTGTGCCTGATCAGGCGATGAGCTGAGCTCAGCTGGCGAACCAGACCGGGACCTCGTCGCCGGGCAGGCTGTTCACGTCGAGCACGTCCACGTCGTCGGCGGCGGGGCCGTCGTCGTCGAGCTGGCGCAGCCAGTTGGCGACCTCGCCGTCGGGCTGGTTGTTCACCACCACGATGACGATCTTGTCGCCGTCCAGGTTGGCCACGGCGGCCTCGACGCTGGCGCGGTCGGCGGTGTTGCCGTCGCTGATGACGATCGACAGGTCGTTGCCGTCGGTGGACGCGGCGTTGCGCTTGGCGACCTCGAGGGCGCCGGCGAGGTCGGTGCCGTAGGTGATGACCGGGACGTTGCTGTCCGAGTCGAACGGGGTGTAGGCGGCGACGGCGGCGTCGGCGGCCTTCTGGACGCTGTTGTCGGCGACCTCGTCGGTCATCGAGGCGACGGTGGTGTCCGGGACGAGGACCACGACGTTGGTCTTGTTGCTCATGCTGGAAGGTTCTCCCTCTTGGTGTCTTTTTGCCTTTTCGGGGCATTGGACGGGGTTGTTGCCACTGGTGTGACCGAATTATCCTACTATACGCCAAATAATATGTCAAAACTTTTTTTCAAAAAAGTCCACATAATGTTATTAATGATAAAATTCTCACAATAAAGGTTATGCAAACGACAAAAAACTCAGGATGGGAGTTGTCGTATACTAGTGGTGCATGATACGAGTTTTAACCGGTGACAACACTTTTACCCTCAGAAGCGAGCTAAATCGTTTGGTAGATGCTTTCGTGGCGGACTATACCGACATGGGGCTGGAGCGTCTGGACGGCGAAGAAATCAGCTACGACCGTATTCGCGAAGCGCTGCAGAGCTTGCCGTTTCTGGCATCCAAAAAAATGGTCTTGTTGCAGCGTCCCAGCGCTAACAAAGAATTTTTAGAAAAGGCCACCCAGCTATTAGACGGCGTGCCAGAGACCACAGACGTACTTATAGTCGAGCCCAAGCTGGACAAGCGGCTCAGTTATTACAAATTCCTCAAGAAAAACAGTGACTATAAAGAATTCACCGAACTGGACGAAAATGGTCTGTCGAGCTGGCTTGTACAGCAAGCCCAATTACAGGGTTCGACCCTGAAAAAAGAAGATGCCCGTTATTTGGTGCAGCGGGTAGGGATACACCAGCAATTGCTGTCCAGCGAGCTACTCAAGCTGCTTACTTATGACCCGCAGATATCCAAGCAAACCATAGACCTCCTGACCAACCTGACGCCGCAAAGCACTATCTTTGAGCTACTAGACGCCGCACTGGCTGGCCGCACCAAACAGGCGCTGGGACTGTACCAAGAGCAGCGGGGTATGAAGGTAGAGCCCCAGCAGATCATGGCCATGCTGGCGTGGCAACTGCACATACTGGCGGTGGTCAAGGTGGCCGGTTCGCGCGACGCCAACACCATTGCCAAAGAGGCTCGGCTGAACCCCTATGTGGTACGTAAAACCCAGGGGTTGGTCCAGCGTATGCCTCTGAGCCAAATCAAAAAACTTGTTCACCATGCCTGTATCTTGGACACTCGCCTAAAGAGTGAACCAATCGACGCCGACGAGGCCCTGCAGCACCTCATCATGACCATCTAACGGCAAGAACTCCAAGTTTGATCCACGTGCACCTCAAGCCAGGCGATAAATCTTCTGGTCGCCGTGCAGGGGTGTTTTGAGATTGCTACAGGTACGATCAAGATACCCATCAAAGTGACGCATCCTTGCGCAGGCTATTGCAGCGGATTTGATAGCTTGAGCCCCTGGATATGGTGAAAATCATCAGTATTTGCAGTCCATAGCGTAAGGTCATGCTCGAGGGCAGTAGCGGCTATTATTGAATCGCCTAAACTCATTTTTTTGTTTTGTCGCAACTTGACGGCCTGCTCAATAATAGACTGGCTTAGGTCGATATTTTCGTATGCCTCAAAGAGCCGCTGAAGCGCGCGCTGCTCTGCTGCGGTGATCTGTTGAAAACCAAGGGCCTCAATTATGCTTATTGATGCGTAGCAAGCTTCTAGCCCTTCAAGTTTGGAGATGTCGATGGACCCATTACCTGCGTAGACAAAAACGTTGGTGTCAAAAATAACCATATGTTTAGTCTCGGCCAGGAAGCAGACGGTCTTTGCGGATTTCACGTTGCCAGGCGGCTGGGTCTTGAATAGTTTGAAAAGGCTTCAGCGCCTGGAGCTCTTTCCATAGCTGCTGAATATACTTACGGTCCTGTACTGTGTGCTTCTGGGGCAACGTGATATCTGCCTTGTCGCCTAATTTAAGCTGCGCGTGCTCAACATATGCCTTTGGCACCCGAAGGGCATATGAATTTCCCGTCTTGATCACCGTCGTTGTGTACTTATTCATAGTAACTACTATTATAGGTACATTAATTTCTGTGTCAAACTAATTATGCTTGACACGCTTGGTTGATAAAATGAAGCAAGCATATTGCCAAAACAGCAATAATATGCTAATGTTTATATATACTCATGAACTACACTGACTCTCTTGTAGCACCAGAAGCCATCACGGCCCCAGAGACTGTGTATCATGCCAATAATCTCGAAATTATGTCTGATCTGGATAGGCTTTTTTGGCAAGAAAGCGAGATTGTTAACCAGCCCGACGGCCGTATGACTATGACCATTATCCAAAGGCCTCTAGAGAAGGACAGCGAGCTAGCGGACGATGTTGAGCATGGCCAGCGTATCCAGAAAGACCAGGAAGACGAAGTCTATGAAAACTTTGGGGATTGTGTGGTGTTCGAACAGAGGAGCAAGGGACCACTTGGGTCAGCTCTGCGATTGTTTGGTATGCACCTGGCGGCTCGGAGACAGGACGGCCTGCTGAGATACGATGTCACCGTGTCGGACGTAGACTCTCTGAATGATACCCTGGATGAGGTACGCGTAGTTACGGGTTTTGCGCCAACAGCCAAATGGTTCGAGGGCGATCAGTATACTCACGCTGACTTGGAACGAGCTATCGAAGAAAAGACACCAATAGTTGCCATAGATCCCTCACTGCGCATGCATGATACTTTGACCCATCTACCTGCATGGCTGATGCTGTCTGAAATTACCATGGACGCAATGAGTGCACGAGTAGTAGAACTGCGTACTGCTGTGGAACGAGCACGAGCCTCGGGACATGAAGCATTGCTGGGGCGCACACAGGGCGACCTGACCACCTACCTCAACAGTGTAGATACACTACTCAGCACCACAACTCTTCTGGAGGAAATGGAAGGAACGCTTACATCGCAAGAAGGTGCTGCTGGCAAACTTGCGGCAACAATGAAGAAACTCACAGGCAATCCAGACGACAGGGCTGCAAGGCGCCACGCCAAACTGGCTCTGCGCAGAGTGCATCAGCTAACAGAGATGAAACACTCCAGGAACTAAAAGCCGGGCAGCAAAAACTAAAATGTCAGAAACTTACTCCCCCATAAACCAAGAAATGCACTCCCTAGATGAGCTGCGCCAGCAATCGCCCCTGGACGGTATTGAGCAGCAACTACCTCAGGACGCAGCCATAGAGTTTGCCCTCCGGGATTTACGCCAGGCCGTAGAGACCGAGCGCAGCCTTGTCGATGCACATACCGTTCAAGACGCTCAACGTTTTATAAATCAGGTAGGTAACCAGCATGAAGCTGCCGCTACCATCGCTACAGCCCAGGCCCTTGAGGCTGCGGGGCACGTATCAGCAACTAAACTTTCCGAGATTGAGCAACGCAGGCTAGAAAAAGATACCCCGGACGATAGCACTGCTCGCTATCACCTGGCTCGTACGACTGGCCCCCATGACCGACGGGCTGTGTCTCCGATCGAGGACAGAAGTATCTCAAAGCAGATGATTACCAGAGAGCTCGCCGCCGAAGTAACCAGGGTTACCGCACCCCAGTCTAGTAGCGAGTATTTGCATAGCCAGGAAGGCCAAGCGGAGCTGACACGTGTAGGGCTGGAAGGGTTCGACAAGGCAGTCGCCGCTCGACTACAAGTCATTACGGGTGCGGCTTCTGATGAGGCTCCCACTCCCCAGCAGATAGCGGAGGGGCTGCGCACCTTGACACAAGAAATGCACAGTAGCCAGTCCACATTGTCGAATGAAGTTTTGGAAAAGCTCGAAGAGAAGGGCGTTTTGATGTCGGCTGAGGTGCAGCAACAAGTGCTCAGCCAAGTCCTTGCCGGGGCACCTGAAAGGTTTGCCTCTGTCGAGCATCGTGACCACCAGATTTTTGCCGCCGCAAAGGTGTTTATTGGATTTGCCAGCGGTGGCGGCGAGGTCTACGAAGACGTGCTGGCTGGCCAGGCCCGGGCAACGGCGTTTCATTCAGCCTTCCGCAGCAAGGGGCAAGGGGAAGGATCCGGCCACACCAGGGGGCGACGAGAAGCTCCTGGGGCGTACGAAAATAATCCTCAAGACAACAACTCTTCTATTGCCACCGAAGGACCATTGGCTGGCCGTCGCCTGGCGGCGGATCAACTGGTGGCCTACAACCAAATCCTTACTGATAATCCCCACCTGGCTACAGGTGAAGGAACGGCGCAAGACTTTAAGGATCTAGCCAAAAAATACCACAATGACAGCGAGGGCAGTAAGGATGGTATAGCATTTGGCGTGGTCAGTATGATCAAAGAAGACGGTGGCTTCAAAAAGGCAAGAACGGCTACAGCCTCGCCGGCAACCGCGGCCCAGCCCAAACCAACTACTGCACCGCCAGAGCCGTCTCGTCCTGAGGCTCCCGTTGGTCCTCTAGCGCTCGAGGCCGCACCGGCACCAGTTTCCGCAGAAGCAGACAAAGGGAAGATTATTAGCATGGATGAACGGCGGCGTAACGATCCAGAGCTTAGCAAGGACAAGAGCAACAAAGGCAGCGGCGATCTAGTCGAAGCAGCCTAACTTCTCCTAAAGTTAAAGCCACCTAGCAAAAGGTGGCTTTAAAACCCTAAGACGGTTTCGGATTATTTCTTGGTCGACTTCTTGGCGGCTGGCTTCTTTGCAGGAGCCTTTTTAGCAGCTGTTTTCTTGGCAGGTGCGGCTTTCTTGGCTGCAGTCTTCTTGGGAGCGGCAGTCTTTTTTGCGCCAGCAGCAGCTTTGGCTTTAGCGGCTAGCTGTCTCTGTTTGCGGGCAACTTTGTTCTTGTGCATTACATTCTTTTTGGCGGCTTTGTCCAAAGCACTCTGTGCTTGGCTCTGGGCCTTCTTAACATCTTTTTTGCCACCAGTTACGGCTGTCTGAAAGGATTTCAGGGCAGTGCGCAGGGTGCGCTTGGTCTTGACGTTGCGCACAGTTGCTTTGCGAGCAACCTTAACGCGCTTCTTGGCTGATTTAATAATGGGCATCGTGCTTCCTCTATTAATCGTTGTTTAAGAGCTCTTTCATGTCTATCTTTTGATAGCGAATCACAAGCAGCTGCCTGATTTGTTGTTTGTTTTCTCGGCTTCCAAGGCGTAGCTATAGCTACGACTGGAAGCGAAAAACAGATAACAAGTGGCAGACCTTGGGATTATTAGCCAAAATGATAGATGTGAAAGAACTCGATTTATCGGATCTGACTATACAGGGGTGGACTCCTTTTGTAAAGGCGGGCAGATCCTTGGGCCGGAGCACCTTGGTGTAATGCGGAGGGTATAGTATTGCACGGACGCTTATGTTTATGGTACGCTGCCAGAGACTAGGTATAACCAAAAAAATCAAAATCAAAATGGAAAATCCTAAGAATCAAATAGCAGAGCGTATAAAAGAGGCAAGCAATGTCTTGGTGACTGTTAGTGCCAACCCTTCGGTTGACCAACTGTCGGCGGCCATTGGCTTGACCCTACTACTGAACAAGCTGGACAAGCACGCCTCGGCTGTTTTTAGTGGGCAGGTGCCATCTACTCTTGAGTTCCTCAAGCCAGACGAAACACTCGAGAAAAATACCGATTCTTTGCGTGACTTTATTATTGCTCTGGACAAGTCCAAGGCTGACAAACTGCGCTACAAGGTCGAAGACACTATGGTCAAGATCTTTATTACTCCGTACCGTACATCTATCGGCCAGCAGGATCTTGAGTTTAGCCAGGGCGATTTCAACGTCGACGTGGTTATTGCACTAGGTGTCCATAGCAGGGAAGAGCTAGATCAAGCCATTACCGCTCATGGCCGTATCTTGCATGATGCAACAGTGGCAAGCATCAACACCAACAGCGAGGGTGCCGATGTAGGCAGCATGAACTGGGCTGACGCCAAGGCTAGCAGTTTATGCGAGATGGTGGTGTCACTGGCCGAACTGGTCAAGGCCAATTCGCTAGACGCCCAAATGGCGACCGCACTATTAACAGGTATCGTTGCCGAAACCGACAGATTCAGTAACCAAAAAACTACCTCGGTCACCATGAGTGCCAGTGCCAAACTGATGACAGCCGGTGCCAACCAGCAGCTGGTGTCGTCCAAACTGGAACAGCCCGAAGAGCTACCGCCAGCAGAACCGCTCGCCAAAAAAGAACCCAAGAAGGGCGCCAAAGATAAGGACCAGAAACCACCAGAAGATGCAGCGAGCGGTGATGGATCGTTACGGATCGAGCACGACGAAGAACCAGAAGCGCCCGAGCCCCCTGCAGAAGAACCGGCAAAGCCAATCGAACAGATAAAGATTGACGACCAAGGGCAGATGCTCCCCATGGAGCCACCTCAACTACCGCCACCACCTCCACCCGAACCCCCTCATGAAGAACCCCCGGCGCCTCCACCACCCCCGCCTTTGCCCCCAATGAACGAGCCAACTCTGCCACCTCCAGTGCCAAAATCAGAGGCACATATCAAGGTGGATAGTCGTGACTTCCTAGAGCAGCCACCACTGACCCAGCGCCTTGAAGATGCCATGCAAACTACCATGCCCCAGGTACCCGGCGAACTCGGCCTTGCGCCACCACCCGACGAAGACACGGGCTACGATCCAACAGGGGGGTCGCTCAACCTGCCGGCGGTGAATACGCCGCTACTCAAGCACAATTCTGGCGCGGCCCACACCAATGATGAACCCTTGCCTCCACCTCCACCTCTACCCCCGCGCCCTAAAGCACCAGAACCAAAACCTGAGCCACCTCAACTACCGCCACCACCTCCACCCGAACCCCCTCATGAAGAACCCCCGGCGCCTCCACCACCCCCGCCACCGGCGCCCGAACCACTGCCTCCGCCACCACCACCTCCTGTACCACCAAAACCGCCAGAGCCACAGCTGCCCCAGGCGGTCATTGACGTTATGGACGATCGCACCCTGAAGGAGCTTGAGCGGGTTGTAGATAGTCCACACCGCACCGCATCTGCCAAAGTAGGGGAGGGCAAGACCCTCAAGGCCTTAGAGCAGACTTTTAATAGCCCTCATCTCACCGCACCGCCACCGGCGCCCGAACCGCTATTTCCTCCACTCCCAGCCCCGGGCAGTGCTGCACCCAAAAAAGACGACGACATGGCCCTAGACTACGAGGCTATAGACTCTGAGCCACCTGAACATGCCGACAAGCCAGATCCTAAAAAAGATGCAGCCGACAATCCCAGCCCAGCTGATGACCTGGGGGCTCCTGAAGTAACAGACGTACCAGTTCTGACCATACCTGGCAGTGCGCCAGTGGCCCCGGCCGATGACGTCACGCTCCCAGCCGCCGTTACTGATGGTGCGGACACCAATCAGCCACTAGCGGACGCCCCGACAGGCGGCACCAACCTGGACGAACTGCCAACAGAAACCAATGCCCGTGACCAGGTAGCAGCAGCCCTGGCAGCCGCTAGCGGTACAGAACCCTTAGAGCCGCCAGCCGCCATGGGAGCTTCGCCGCTTTCGGAGATAGAACACCAAAAACCCGGCGCTCACATAGATATTGATAAAGACGGTACCGTCAGCTTCCCGCAGACGTTGGTACCAGAGTCAGACAGCTTGCCGCCAGACGATACAGCGGCTCCGGCCAGCGACGCCACCGCACCACCGACTATGCCACCACCCATCATGCCACCGGTACCTTCTGCCGATAGCAGCTCCCCGGCTTCCTAGCAGGGGCTTGCTCTAAAAATCGTCGTCGATAAAGTCAGGCTCTTGTTCCGCGACCTTTATTTCTATATGAAATCGCTTGCGTGCGGTGCGCTCTAGCTCCTCTACGATATGCTGGCCTGTTACTTCTTCGACAGTCGTGACAACTCCCTGCTTTAGCAGGGCTGCAACCACTTGGGTGTCGCCAAGTTTGCCTGTTCGTTTCAGGGCCGCTACCATGTCGTCGCAGACTCGTTCGGCAAAAGGTGCTTCTTCTCGCAACAGCTCCGGTGCCTTATCTAACTGTCTCCGTACCAAACTAGAAGTAAGGTTATCTGCAAGCCATGCTGCCTCCGAAAACTTTTTGTCGTCATCATATTCACCAGCGGCAACCTTTGGGTTCAGGCCAGAGAACGCCAAGGGTCCATCCTCTAGGGCCGCCGCCGCGTACTGTGCCATGAAGTCCATCAACGGTTCGCCATGCTCATACAAGGCTTGCTCGTGATCCGTGGCCGCATCGTGCAGGAAATAAAAGAAGTTAGTTGCACCAATAGGGAACTTGCCCTGTTTTAATATACTCAGATAAATGTGGTCATCGATATGGCCCGTCTCCAATATCTCAACATCAGGATAGTAAATGGCCGATTTCTCGTCCTCTGGTTTGAGTGCATCTGCTTGCCGCAGTATATCTAACCGTCTCTTGAGCTCATGCGGGGTAGGGAACGAGATTTGGGCAGTGGCGTCACCGGCCATTGTTACCTCAAACCCTAAATCTGCATAGAGCTGTTGTATCTCGGCGATAGATTGATAAGCGTAATAATGGGGATAGGTTGCGTCATTGAGCCGCTCACTCACATACCGTGGGTTATTGAACGATCGCCTATCTAGTGTCACGTCTACCGAGCCCTCTGATGGGTCGCCAGTCACACCTACAACCTCGGTGGAGGTTCGGAGCGTCAAGATGTTAGCCTCATCCATGCTTATGGTGGTGGCTGCTTCGAGCCCAGAGGTCACCTTTGATATCCCAATGGTAACAAGTTCTATAGCCTCTCCCGGGGTTCTCTCATCAAATGCAAGGGGTCCGTATTGCTGGAGGGCAATAAAAAGCTCGGCGTCATTTGTAAGGACTTGCGCTCCAGATTCATGGCCCACACGTACAAAAGTATCCTGCACTACAGTGTCGTCAACCAGGTGTATATCTAAGAGCATCGCCTGAGGACCGAGGTCTAGCTCTTGTCCCTGTGAGGGGCCTGGGGAAAGTTCTTGTGTTTGGCTCATTTTTGTCTTAAGTTTAAGAGTATGCTAATTATAGCATTATTTTGATTATAAATCAATATTATAATACGAACTACGTCTGTATAATAGCGGAGTATGTTTGATGGCATTCTGCTTATTGATAAGCCCAAAGGTTGGACGTCTTTTGATGTGGTGGCCAAAGTTCGGGGCATGGTCCGTGCAGAAACGGGCCAGAAAAAGCCCAAAGTGGGACATACTGGCACACTCGATCCGCTTGCCACCGGGCTGTTGGTATTGGTGTTGGGCAAGTACACCAAGCGCGTCCCAGAACTGTCCAAAACCGACAAAACCTACGAGGTGACCATGTGCTTGGGGCAGACCAGTACCACTGGCGACGAAGAAGGCGAAAAAGCAGCCGTTTCGGACAAAGTCCCCTCGGAACAGGAGCTGTTGGGGGTTATCCGTCAATTCGTGGGTGAGATATCGCAAATCCCGCCAGCTTATTCGGCTATCAAGGTGAATGGTCAGCGTGCCTATAAACTGGCTCGGGCGGGCAAAGAGGTGGTGCTGGAGTCCAGAAAAGCCACTATCTATTCTTTAGAACTTCGGCGCTATGCCTACCCCGAGGTAGATTTTGTGGTTAGGGTGTCCAGTGGCACCTATATCAGAACTTTAGTGGAGGATGTGGGTAAAAAATTAGGCACGGGAGCTTATACGTCTGCGCTCCGCCGTACCACGGTGGGGAGCTTTGACGAGGCTCAGGCCATGCCCATAGAAGGGCTTTCGGCAACCACCATTCTGGCTAGTCTTATAGCGTAGCGTTGGCGTGAATATGTGTTTTCTGTAGCCAGGCAATCCCTTCTTCGGGGGTAGAGAAGGCTCCGTCCAGCTGGCCTCCTAAAAGAAGATCCAGTAGCGGGCCAAACTCTGGGCCAGGCTTCATGCCCAGTAGCTCGATCAGGTGATGGCCTCCCACTATGGGCTTCGGTGGAGCCTCGGCCACAGCCATATCGAGCGATTGCAGGTAGATGGCATGTGAACGAGTAGTGGGCTCAAAGTCGTGCCCCCGACCGTTAGAATCGCACCGACTCACCAGGTCCCATAGCCTGATACTGGCTGGGTGCAGACGTTGCGCAAAGCGTCCCAGCTGTTTAGGGGTGGGCTCAGGGACATGCACATGCCACAGGTGATCACGAACAATGGGCAGGACCTTTTGTACCACGCTACGCTTCATTTGTATCTGTTCCAGGAAACGCTTCGAGGGTTCAATACCGGCAGTTTCATGGCCGTGAGCGGTAATACGCATAACGCCATTCTTCTCTTTGCGTGCAGTGGTCGTAGCCTTGCCTAGGTCGTGACAGAGGGCGCCAAATAAGACAACCAGCGCATCATCACCTTGCAAACCCTCTCGTTGTACAACTTGCACGGCGGCATCAATAGCATGCTTGGTGTGATTCCAAACATTTCCCTCGGGGTGCCATTCACTTTCTTGCGGAATAGTGTCCAGTACGGCTAGTTCTGGGTGTAATTGATCCAGCACGCCCAATTCGCGAGCTACCTCGAGTCCTACGCTGGGCCGCGGTGATTTAGTGATCAGTTTCAGCCATTCCTCGCCCACACGTTCGGCGGGCAGTTCGGTGAGGTCAAGCGATCGACAGAGGTCAGCAGTCGGGGGGTCTACATCAAACCCAAAACGGCCGGCAAACTGCATGACGCGCAGTACCCGCAAAGGGTCATCGGTAAATAATTCAGGATCGGTAGCACGCAGCACACCGGCTTTAATGTCTGCAGCGCCCCCATACTCGTCAATCAGTTCGCCGGTGAGAGGGTCCATGGCCAGGGCATTT
This window of the Verrucomicrobiia bacterium genome carries:
- a CDS encoding DUF475 domain-containing protein — encoded protein: MRFLHHHVKNPDSMFRIYFFTWLTTLVLYGVILVTMGPAALLPLTALVIIEVVFSFDNAVVNAKVLEKMSPMWQKIFMTVGIAVAVIGMRAVFPVVLVSLTAHLGFGEVIDLALNHPHVYAEHLETAHPQLAAFGGTFLFMIFLNFILEDKDIVWLRRLERPLIKVGKLDTVSVIVALFTLLTVASLWGGDHKEAVLFAGLLGLVVYLLVNAFDSVFENDEEDESSNGSQLAKNAAKAGFFSFLYLEMLDASFSFDGVVGAFALTDKVLLITAGLGIGAVHVRSLTVHVIRHQTLTKYRFLEHGAHWAIGALALCVLLSLRFEIPEWVTGSLSVGFITAAFISSRRHTKKNPPTPEVDEPNDGNHAVPSSTPLHVA
- the holA gene encoding DNA polymerase III subunit delta yields the protein MIRVLTGDNTFTLRSELNRLVDAFVADYTDMGLERLDGEEISYDRIREALQSLPFLASKKMVLLQRPSANKEFLEKATQLLDGVPETTDVLIVEPKLDKRLSYYKFLKKNSDYKEFTELDENGLSSWLVQQAQLQGSTLKKEDARYLVQRVGIHQQLLSSELLKLLTYDPQISKQTIDLLTNLTPQSTIFELLDAALAGRTKQALGLYQEQRGMKVEPQQIMAMLAWQLHILAVVKVAGSRDANTIAKEARLNPYVVRKTQGLVQRMPLSQIKKLVHHACILDTRLKSEPIDADEALQHLIMTI
- a CDS encoding type II toxin-antitoxin system VapC family toxin yields the protein MVIFDTNVFVYAGNGSIDISKLEGLEACYASISIIEALGFQQITAAEQRALQRLFEAYENIDLSQSIIEQAVKLRQNKKMSLGDSIIAATALEHDLTLWTANTDDFHHIQGLKLSNPLQ
- the rpsT gene encoding 30S ribosomal protein S20, encoding MPIIKSAKKRVKVARKATVRNVKTKRTLRTALKSFQTAVTGGKKDVKKAQSQAQSALDKAAKKNVMHKNKVARKQRQLAAKAKAAAGAKKTAAPKKTAAKKAAPAKKTAAKKAPAKKPAAKKSTKK
- the truB gene encoding tRNA pseudouridine(55) synthase TruB, coding for MFDGILLIDKPKGWTSFDVVAKVRGMVRAETGQKKPKVGHTGTLDPLATGLLVLVLGKYTKRVPELSKTDKTYEVTMCLGQTSTTGDEEGEKAAVSDKVPSEQELLGVIRQFVGEISQIPPAYSAIKVNGQRAYKLARAGKEVVLESRKATIYSLELRRYAYPEVDFVVRVSSGTYIRTLVEDVGKKLGTGAYTSALRRTTVGSFDEAQAMPIEGLSATTILASLIA
- a CDS encoding HD domain-containing protein, which encodes MLHRDGTMESEREVQPIEHLVGFYEQAHHETDPAWASDLRFCADLAQNLLDQGGRALVVGGFVRDSLIARHTGEALASKDIDIEVYGVPFGQLVPALRAYGEVNLVGASFGIAKLTNPESGDVLDFSIPRRDSKVDRGHRGFIVTGDPTMTIAEAAKRRDLTINALAMDPLTGELIDEYGGAADIKAGVLRATDPELFTDDPLRVLRVMQFAGRFGFDVDPPTADLCRSLDLTELPAERVGEEWLKLITKSPRPSVGLEVARELGVLDQLHPELAVLDTIPQESEWHPEGNVWNHTKHAIDAAVQVVQREGLQGDDALVVLFGALCHDLGKATTTARKEKNGVMRITAHGHETAGIEPSKRFLEQIQMKRSVVQKVLPIVRDHLWHVHVPEPTPKQLGRFAQRLHPASIRLWDLVSRCDSNGRGHDFEPTTRSHAIYLQSLDMAVAEAPPKPIVGGHHLIELLGMKPGPEFGPLLDLLLGGQLDGAFSTPEEGIAWLQKTHIHANATL